The Diprion similis isolate iyDipSimi1 chromosome 11, iyDipSimi1.1, whole genome shotgun sequence genome includes a region encoding these proteins:
- the LOC124412630 gene encoding alpha-N-acetylgalactosaminidase isoform X2 — protein sequence MVQTVWIWGAVVLIARFAAGLENGLVRTPPMGWLSWERFRCNTDCKNDPDNCIRDGLFRTMTDIVIAEGYAALGYQYINIDDCWLERERGFDGQLKPDRQRFPYGIKNLADYVHSKGLKFGIYEDYGNYTCGGYPGVLGHLEEDAALIASWDVDYVKLDGCYAHPSDMDKGYSEFGYYLNRTGRPMVYSCSWPVYQTFAGMKPNFSLISDTCNLWRNFGDIQDSWASIESIMDYFGDNQDEISPNAGPGHWNDPDMLIVGNFGLSYEQSKTQMALWAILAAPLFMSVDLRTIRPEYKAILQNKKIIAVDQDPLGIQGRRIYKHKGIEIWARPISPTYQNYYSYAIAFINRRTDGTPSDVSVTLKELGLAYPAGYRVEDLYEDVDYGILTPQTKIKVKVNPSGVVILRADVDLETAYTRNNYTPFPVLNQVFKVNQNSFQ from the exons ATGGTGCAGACGGTTTGGATATGGGGCGCAGTGGTTTTAATAGCAAGATTTGCGGCTGGACTTGAAAATGGCCTTGTCCGAACCCCACCTATGGGCTGGCTGTCCTGGGAAAGGTTTCGATGCAATACAGACTGCAAAAATGATCCCGACAATTGCATCAG AGATGGCCTTTTCCGCACAATGACAGATATTGTTATAGCAGAAGGGTACGCTGCACTTGGATATCAGTATATCAATATCGATGATTGTTGGCTCGAAAGGGAGAGAGGTTTTGATGGTCAGCTTAAGCCTGATAGACAACGTTTTCCTTATGGCATTAAGAATCTGGCTGATTAT gTACATTCCAAGGGATTGAAATTTGGCATTTATGAAGATTATGGTAATTACACCTGTGGCGGTTATCCAGGTGTTTTGGGTCACTTAGAAGAAGATGCTGCACTTATTGCATCATGGGATGTTGATTACGTAAAACTAGATGGTTGCTATGCCCATCCATCAGACATGGATAAAG GATATTCTGAATTTGGATACTACTTGAACCGAACGGGAAGACCTATGGTATACTCGTGTAGCTGGCCTGTCTATCAAACTTTTGCCGGCATGAAg CCAAACTTCAGTCTTATATCGGATACCTGTAATCTGTGGAGAAATTTCGGTGATATTCAAGATTCATGGGCAAGTATTGAGAGTATAATGGATTATTTTGGCGACAACCaagatgaaatttcaccaaatgcTGGACCAGGGCACTGGAACGACCCAGACATGCTGATAGTCGGTAACTTTGGGCTTAGCTACGAACAAAGTAAAACGCAAATGGCCTTGTGGGCTATACTAGCTGCGCCGCTATTCATGTCAGTAGATCTTAGGACAATTAGACCAGAATACAAAGCAATtttacaaaacaagaaaataatagcCGTTGATCAAGATCCCTTGGGAATTCAGGGCCGAAGAATTTATAAG CACAAAGGCATCGAAATCTGGGCAAGACCTATTAGTCCAACTTACCAGAACTACTATTCCTATGCTATTGCATTCATTAATCGGCGAACTGACGGTACCCCATCAGACGTCTCTGTAACGTTGAAGGAACTTGGACTAGCATATCCCGCAGGTTACAGAGTAGAG GATCTATACGAGGACGTTGATTATGGAATACTGACGCCccaaacaaaaatcaaagttaAAGTGAACCCCTCGGGAGTTGTAATTCTACGTGCTGATGTAGATTTGGAAACTGCGTACACCCGAAATAATTACACCCCCTTTCCGGTTCTGAAccaagttttcaaagtcaatcAAAATAGCTTCCagtga
- the LOC124412614 gene encoding DNA topoisomerase 3-beta-1, whose translation MKTALMVAEKPSLAASLAGILSNGRCSARKGLNGSCSVHEWTGPFKSETVNFKMTSVCGHVMSLDFNGKYNNWDKVDPVELFSCPTEKKEAVPKLKIPYFLAKEGANCDYLILWLDCDKEGENICYEVIYAVQQGLHRELDPNNIWRAHFSAITEKDIKAALANLGKPNENEARSVDARQELDLRIGCAFTRFQTKFFQGKYGDLDASLISYGPCQTPTLGFCVQRHDEIQTFKPDPYWVVQVTVKSSDGQDVVLNWNRVRCFDKEIANIFLAQVKEHVHARILSIISTEKSKTRPIALNTVELMRVASSGLGMGPHHAMQIAERLYTQGYISYPRTETTSYPENFDLLATLKQQQNSPEWGEDVRKILSIGMNRPKKGHDAGDHPPITPMKSASRNELDGDAWRLYDYITRHFIASVAFDCKYLSTTVKFEIGTETFTAVGKTLLDPGYTTVLTWQAFGANETLPKFTSGENANIHEVKLLECYTQPPDHLTEAELISLMEKHGIGTDASIPVHINNICIRNYVTVTAGRRLIPTPLGIVLVHGYQKIDPELVLPTMRSAVEEQLNLIAQGRADFHAVLLHTVEIFKQKFTYFVQSIDGMDQLFEVSFSPLSASGKSHSRCGKCRRYMKYIQTKPSRMHCSQCNETYNLPQNGNIRIYRELKCPLDDFELLSWSTGAKGKSYTFCPYCYNNPPFRDMKRGMSGCNSCTHPTCPHGMYNNGISSCLECETGILVLDPSAAPKWKLGCNRCDVIIHLFDDAHRVSVESDICDCGAQRVTVEYKQDKSKLPNEATELTGCVFCTPAFVALVEKHRAVASRPVTGRSRGHSRGRGRGKPRPPKDRMAQLAAYFV comes from the exons ATGAAGACTGCTCTAATGGTAGCCGAAAAACCGTCCCTTGCTGCATCGCTTGCGGGTATATTGAGCAATGGGCGGTGCTCTGCTAGAAAAG GCTTAAATGGCTCATGCTCTGTTCACGAGTGGACTGGACCATTCAAATCTGaaactgtgaattttaaaatgaCATCTGTCTGTGGGCATGTTATGAGTTTGGATTTCAACGGGAAGTACAATAATTGGGACAAAGTTGATCCT GTAGAATTATTCTCTTGTCCAACTGAGAAAAAGGAAGCAGTTCCAAAGCTAAAGATTCCGTACTTTCTCGCTAAAGAAGGGGCTAATTGTGATTACTTAATATTATGGCTGGATTGTGACAAGGAAGGTGAAAACATTTGTTACGAAGTTATTTATGCTGTTCAACAAGGACTACATCGAGAGCTGGATCCAAAT AACATATGGAGAGCTCATTTTTCGGCCATCACAGAGAAGGATATTAAAGCTGCATTGGCAAATCTTGGTAAACCGAATGAAAACGAAGCACGGAGTGTAGATGCACGACAAGAACTTGACTTGCGCATCGGATGCGCTTTCACACGTTTTCAGACCAAATTTTTCCAG GGAAAATATGGAGACTTGGATGCGTCGCTCATATCATACGGTCCCTGTCAAACACCAACGCTGGGCTTTTGCGTTCAGAGACATGACGAAATTCAAACATTTAAACCAGACCCGTACTGGGTTGTTCAg GTTACCGTGAAATCTTCGGATGGGCAAGATGTTGTATTAAACTGGAATCGAGTACGATGCTTTGATAAAGAAATTGCTAATATATTTTTGGCCCAAGTTAAGGAACACGTCCATGCTAG GATACTGAGCATAATTAGTacagaaaaatctaaaacacgACCAATAGCTCTCAATACAGTCGAATTAATGCGAGTTGCTAGCTCTGGATTGGGAATGGGACCACATCACGCCATGCAAATAGCTGAGCGTCTATATACTCAGGGGTACATTAGTTATCCAAGAACAGAAACGACTTCATACCCAGAAAATTTCGATCTATT AGCAACACTAAAGCAGCAACAAAATAGTCCTGAATGGGGTGAAGACGTAcggaaaatattatcaatagGAATGAATAGACCTAAGAAAGGTCATGATGCTGGTGACCACCCGCCGATTACACCAATGAAAAGTGCATCTAGAAACGAACTTGATGGTGATGCCTGGAGATTATATGATTACATTACGCGTCACTTCATTGCTTCG GTCGCATTCGATTGTAAATATCTGAGCACTACGGTCAAGTTTGAAATTGGAACAGAAACATTCACTGCTGTCGGCAAGACATTGTTAGATCCTGGGTATACTACAGTTCTTACGTGGCAAGCATTTGGAGCTAACGAAACTCTTCCAAAATTCACGAGCGGTGAAAACGCCAATATTCACGAA gTAAAACTGCTCGAATGCTATACTCAACCTCCCGATCATCTCACTGAGGCAGAACTAATTTCGCTAATGGAAAAGCATGGAATTGGAACCGATGCCTCTATCCCTGTACACATTAACAACATATGCATACGGAATTATGTTACTGTTACAGCAGGCAGAAGGCTCATTCCTACGCCTCTAGGTATAGTCTTAGTTCACGGTTATCAAAAA ATAGATCCGGAATTGGTTTTACCTACAATGAGGTCTGCAGTTGAAGaacaattgaatttaattgcACAAGGTAGAGCTGACTTCCATGCTGTTTTACTGCACACAGTTGAAATATTCAAGCAGAAGTTCACTTACTTTGTACAAAGTATAGATGGAATGGATCAATTATTTGAAGTCTCATTTTCACCTCTTTCTGCATCTGGTAAATCGCATTCGAG atGCGGAAAATGTCGACGATATATGAAATACATACAAACCAAACCGTCCCGCATGCACTGCTCTCAGTGTAACGAGACATACAATTTGCCTCAAAATGGAAATATTAGAATCTATAGAGAACTGAAATGCCCGTTGGACGACTTTGAACTACTCTCATGGTCAACCGGAGCTAAAGGGAAGAGCTATACATTTTGCCCCTATTGTTATAACAACCCTCCATTCAG GGATATGAAACGGGGAATGAGCGGGTGTAATTCTTGTACACATCCAACATGTCCACAcggaatgtataataatggtATATCCAGCTGCTTAGAGTGTGAAACAGGCATTCTAGTACTAGATCCGTCAGCAGCACCGAAATGGAAACTCGGTTGCAATCGATGCGACGTTATAATTCATTTGTTCGACGACGCGCACCGAGTCAGTGTAGAATCCGACATCTGTGATTGCGGAGCTCAGCGTGTCACAGTGGAATATAAACAG gaCAAAAGTAAGCTACCTAACGAAGCCACTGAGTTGACAGGGTGCGTTTTTTGCACACCAGCTTTTGTGGCGCTTGTTGAAAAACACAGAGCTGTTGCATCCAGGCCGGTTACAGGCCGGTCACGAGGACACAGCAGGGGTCGTGGTCGAGGCAAACCGCGTCCTCCCAAAGATAGGATGGCGCAGTTGGCAGCCTACTTTGTGTAA
- the LOC124412630 gene encoding alpha-N-acetylgalactosaminidase isoform X1: MLGLGSQLYRISLVETLYRVAHTMVQTVWIWGAVVLIARFAAGLENGLVRTPPMGWLSWERFRCNTDCKNDPDNCIRDGLFRTMTDIVIAEGYAALGYQYINIDDCWLERERGFDGQLKPDRQRFPYGIKNLADYVHSKGLKFGIYEDYGNYTCGGYPGVLGHLEEDAALIASWDVDYVKLDGCYAHPSDMDKGYSEFGYYLNRTGRPMVYSCSWPVYQTFAGMKPNFSLISDTCNLWRNFGDIQDSWASIESIMDYFGDNQDEISPNAGPGHWNDPDMLIVGNFGLSYEQSKTQMALWAILAAPLFMSVDLRTIRPEYKAILQNKKIIAVDQDPLGIQGRRIYKHKGIEIWARPISPTYQNYYSYAIAFINRRTDGTPSDVSVTLKELGLAYPAGYRVEDLYEDVDYGILTPQTKIKVKVNPSGVVILRADVDLETAYTRNNYTPFPVLNQVFKVNQNSFQ, encoded by the exons ATGCTTGGGCTTGGAAGTCAGTTATATCGGATCAGTCTTGTGGAAACTTTGTACCGTGTTGCACATAC GATGGTGCAGACGGTTTGGATATGGGGCGCAGTGGTTTTAATAGCAAGATTTGCGGCTGGACTTGAAAATGGCCTTGTCCGAACCCCACCTATGGGCTGGCTGTCCTGGGAAAGGTTTCGATGCAATACAGACTGCAAAAATGATCCCGACAATTGCATCAG AGATGGCCTTTTCCGCACAATGACAGATATTGTTATAGCAGAAGGGTACGCTGCACTTGGATATCAGTATATCAATATCGATGATTGTTGGCTCGAAAGGGAGAGAGGTTTTGATGGTCAGCTTAAGCCTGATAGACAACGTTTTCCTTATGGCATTAAGAATCTGGCTGATTAT gTACATTCCAAGGGATTGAAATTTGGCATTTATGAAGATTATGGTAATTACACCTGTGGCGGTTATCCAGGTGTTTTGGGTCACTTAGAAGAAGATGCTGCACTTATTGCATCATGGGATGTTGATTACGTAAAACTAGATGGTTGCTATGCCCATCCATCAGACATGGATAAAG GATATTCTGAATTTGGATACTACTTGAACCGAACGGGAAGACCTATGGTATACTCGTGTAGCTGGCCTGTCTATCAAACTTTTGCCGGCATGAAg CCAAACTTCAGTCTTATATCGGATACCTGTAATCTGTGGAGAAATTTCGGTGATATTCAAGATTCATGGGCAAGTATTGAGAGTATAATGGATTATTTTGGCGACAACCaagatgaaatttcaccaaatgcTGGACCAGGGCACTGGAACGACCCAGACATGCTGATAGTCGGTAACTTTGGGCTTAGCTACGAACAAAGTAAAACGCAAATGGCCTTGTGGGCTATACTAGCTGCGCCGCTATTCATGTCAGTAGATCTTAGGACAATTAGACCAGAATACAAAGCAATtttacaaaacaagaaaataatagcCGTTGATCAAGATCCCTTGGGAATTCAGGGCCGAAGAATTTATAAG CACAAAGGCATCGAAATCTGGGCAAGACCTATTAGTCCAACTTACCAGAACTACTATTCCTATGCTATTGCATTCATTAATCGGCGAACTGACGGTACCCCATCAGACGTCTCTGTAACGTTGAAGGAACTTGGACTAGCATATCCCGCAGGTTACAGAGTAGAG GATCTATACGAGGACGTTGATTATGGAATACTGACGCCccaaacaaaaatcaaagttaAAGTGAACCCCTCGGGAGTTGTAATTCTACGTGCTGATGTAGATTTGGAAACTGCGTACACCCGAAATAATTACACCCCCTTTCCGGTTCTGAAccaagttttcaaagtcaatcAAAATAGCTTCCagtga